One Portunus trituberculatus isolate SZX2019 chromosome 43, ASM1759143v1, whole genome shotgun sequence DNA segment encodes these proteins:
- the LOC123518338 gene encoding venom allergen 5-like, translating into MSRTWIATVVMVAALGGACEGFSIRPELVGLLKAEEIHKQFELLETLLGKLVNGSNCKNRTQDALEESIEMKPEGEGTTIVPKGEENMEDEEKNKDYEKHHQNHTMLLPPNDDCNVIKTGISEEEKEFILELHNELRSHVAIGNESRGDPGPQPPAANMYQLVWNEELAEVAQAWASQCPSGHDEEKKRRLLSRTYLTGQNINYHWGTYDNGSDWETAIKNWYDEVVDVDADIAAAFRPHSTKKIGHYTQLIWGNTKEIGCGIVYYETERKGFYYPFSITYVCNYGPAGNYLNLPFYEQGPTATKCPENVSTEYTALCI; encoded by the exons ATGAGTCGTACGTGGATAGcaacagtggtgatggtggcagcacTGGGAGGAGCCTGTGAGGGCTTCAGTATTCGGCCGGAACTGGTCGGACTTCTCAAAGCGGAAGAAATCCACAAACAATTCGAACTTCTCGAAACTTTATTAGGAAAGCTAGTCAATGGAAGCAACTGCAAAAATCGTACACAAGATGCCCTCGAGGAAAGTATAG AAATGAAACCTGAAGGTGAAGGGACAACAATAGTTCCTAAGGGTGAAGAGAAtatggaagatgaggaaaaaaataaagattatgAAAAGCATCACCAAAACCACACCATGTTGCTACCACCTAATGACGATTGCAATGTTATCAAAACGGGTATttctgaagaggagaaagagtttaTTCTTGAGCTGCACAACGAACTAAGATCCCAC GTAGCAATAGGGAACGAAAGCCGAGGAGATCCAGGTCCGCAGCCACCCGCCGCCAACATGTACCAGCTAGTATGGAACGAAGAGCTCGCCGAGGTGGCGCAG GCATGGGCATCACAGTGCCCTTCAGGACATGACGAGGAAAAGAAGCGAAGGTTGCTCTCTCGCACGTACCTTACTGGCCAAAACATCAACTATCACTGGGGAACTTACGACAATGGATCG GACTGGGAGACAGCGATAAAAAACTGGTATGATGAAGTTGTGGACGTAGATGCTGATATAGCTGCTGCTTTCAGACCCCACAGTACCAAGAAGATTGGCCACTACACTCAG CTTATCTGGGGAAACACCAAAGAGATTGGCTGTGGCATCGTTTACTatgagacagagaggaaaggattCTATTATCCTTTTAGTATAACCTATGTGTGCAACTACGGACCTGCTGGCAACTATTTGAATTTGCCTTTCTATGAGCAAGGGCCAACCGCTACCAAGTGTCCTGAGAATGTGTCAACGGAGTATACTGCTCTCTGCATCTAG